One window of Botrimarina mediterranea genomic DNA carries:
- the gltX gene encoding glutamate--tRNA ligase produces MTVRTRFAPSPTGFLHIGGVRTALFNWLFARQHGGQFLLRVDDTDQQRNVEAALAPILHGFEWLGLDWDEGPVEGADKASKGDHGPYFQSQRFEHYTDAVERLIASGAAYRDYARPEEVQAEREAAEKAGEAFVYSRKWRAETDADRARFEAEGREAVVRLLMPREGTLVLKDLVRGEVRFDWAREQDHVIQRADGSPIYHLASVVDDELMRISHVIRAEEHLSNTPRQVFIAQSLGYTPPEFAHLPYVAEPGSKNKLSKRKLDKYLKNRDFAALNEKGQQIAGRLGLETSAETFNPVIVDFYEQIGFLPDAILNYLLLLGWSLDDSREEFTRAEMIEHFTLDRVNKAPASFDPAKLTAFQDRAMQQVPAKQKTARSVEMLKTARLVTDPPACDVGPVVAGIVAAAGDRIKVYGDILDYDDFFTADDQLTYDEKAWQKRLVKDAAAGPLLAKYRDELAKTPDASAADLEAGLKAFCEAQGIGIGQIIHALRVATTGKAVGFGMFETLELLGHDRRLARIDRALAKLGN; encoded by the coding sequence ATGACCGTCCGCACCCGCTTCGCCCCCAGCCCGACCGGCTTCCTGCACATCGGCGGCGTCCGCACGGCGCTGTTCAACTGGCTGTTCGCCCGTCAGCACGGGGGCCAGTTCCTGCTCCGCGTCGACGACACCGACCAGCAGCGCAACGTCGAGGCGGCGCTCGCGCCGATCCTGCACGGCTTCGAGTGGCTCGGCCTCGATTGGGACGAAGGGCCCGTTGAAGGCGCCGACAAAGCGTCCAAGGGCGATCACGGCCCCTACTTCCAGTCGCAGCGCTTCGAGCATTACACCGACGCTGTCGAGCGGCTGATCGCCTCGGGCGCCGCGTACCGCGACTACGCCCGCCCCGAAGAGGTCCAGGCCGAGCGCGAAGCCGCCGAGAAGGCGGGCGAGGCGTTCGTCTACAGTCGTAAGTGGCGGGCCGAGACCGACGCCGACCGCGCACGCTTCGAGGCCGAAGGCCGTGAGGCGGTGGTGCGACTCCTGATGCCGCGCGAGGGGACGCTCGTCCTCAAGGACCTGGTGCGCGGCGAGGTCCGCTTCGACTGGGCCCGCGAACAGGACCACGTTATCCAGCGCGCGGACGGCTCGCCTATCTATCACTTGGCGTCGGTGGTCGACGACGAGCTGATGCGCATCAGCCACGTGATCCGCGCCGAGGAGCACCTCTCCAACACGCCGCGGCAGGTGTTCATCGCCCAGTCGCTCGGCTACACGCCGCCGGAGTTTGCGCACCTGCCGTACGTCGCCGAGCCGGGGAGCAAGAACAAGCTCAGCAAGCGGAAGCTCGACAAGTACCTGAAGAACCGCGACTTCGCCGCCCTCAACGAGAAGGGCCAGCAGATCGCGGGACGCCTCGGGCTAGAAACGTCGGCCGAGACGTTCAACCCGGTGATCGTCGATTTCTACGAACAGATCGGGTTCCTCCCCGACGCGATCCTCAACTACCTCTTGCTCTTGGGTTGGTCGCTCGATGATTCGCGCGAAGAGTTCACCCGCGCCGAGATGATTGAGCATTTCACGCTCGACCGCGTCAACAAGGCGCCGGCGAGCTTCGACCCAGCGAAGCTGACGGCCTTCCAAGACCGCGCGATGCAGCAGGTCCCCGCGAAGCAGAAGACGGCGCGCTCTGTCGAGATGCTCAAGACGGCGCGGCTGGTGACCGACCCGCCGGCGTGCGACGTCGGGCCTGTGGTGGCGGGGATCGTCGCGGCCGCCGGCGACCGCATTAAGGTCTACGGCGACATCCTCGACTACGACGACTTCTTCACCGCCGACGACCAGCTCACCTACGACGAGAAGGCGTGGCAGAAGCGGCTGGTGAAAGACGCCGCCGCCGGGCCGCTGCTCGCCAAGTACCGCGACGAATTGGCAAAGACCCCCGACGCCAGCGCCGCCGACCTCGAAGCGGGCCTCAAGGCGTTCTGCGAAGCCCAGGGCATCGGCATCGGCCAGATCATCCACGCCCTCCGCGTCGCGACGACCGGCAAAGCGGTCGGCTTCGGCATGTTCGAGACGCTCGAGCTGCTCGGCCACGACCGCCGCCTGGCGCGCATCGATCGGGCCCTCGCCAAGCTCGGCAACTGA